ttattctaatgctaaaaaatcgaACGGTAAATTCTAAATATCGGGTGAATAACTTTCTGCGCCTCAATTTTTTAGCAAGGGAAGATGTTGGCTAAAGAAGTTTTATTCCACTTTCCCGGATATTCTCTTCATGTAACACTTCCAAAGAGCTTCCTTATACACAATAGCCTGTGTTTCCGGGCTCTTCGCTGCCACAATCCCTCTGCCCACCACCGCAATGTCCGCACCCTTCTCCAGTATAACTTTCTCTGGGGTATTATAAATCTGGCCCAGGCTGTCTCCGGAAGTTTCCAGCTGTACTCCAGGTGTCAGCTGGATTAGACCTGGATCTTTGAAAGTGTCTTTGTTTTGACAGACAAAGCCGGTGATCAGGTCTGGGTACTTTGCTGACATGTCTACTGTTGCTTTGGTGTAGTCTGATGTGATGAGGTTGCCCTGAAAACGTAATTGATAAAATTTCTATAcctggggggggggggtatattataaagcaaaaaaatataattttactcTGTCAATTTGGAgagaaacacattttaaaaaaaagtatagatCATCATTTTACAGCTGTACATGTGAATTCATGTCAAGTACATCTCAGGATCGTAGCATGTGGACATCCGTGGtatctgcctacccctccgggaaataggcgtgattatatgggttgcatatcagaataccgaaaactgatttacctaaagttgaatcacctatgcttgattcacctattttcaaattacctatcgatcattttacctaaacattgactgacctaagtttataatacctaagctcaaataacctaatggacgaaacacctaatgcacgatgtACCTAATGCATGTTTTACCTATTGCACatttcacctaaagctattatacctaatgcacgaatcacctatagctgatatacctaatggacgatacacctaaagctgatatacctaatgaacgatgtacctaaacttgatttacataatggacgaaatacctaaaactgttaaacctatcgcacgaaatacctaaagttgatatacttcctgcacgaattacctaatgtcgatattcctaatgcacggaatacctaaagtctatatacctagaacaaaattcatatcattttgccgaATGATCAAGTGGCAATTCCACCTAATAATTCGTATGATTTCTCAATCTTACAGTAGAAACAGTTTGTTCggataaaaacttaaaaatacacttttcgaaacgctactttttaggtagtagaatgattttgtaagtctgatacaaaattagttatcttatcctatcttatcaaacacttaatttttgtaagttaacatcatgacgatgaaataatagtcggttttggcactgtttggtcgcagttaacctaacacgctcctcctctctttactcgtcgtcgcacctatctcgactctggcaaatgactagaccttatattatactaaaaactataaattgaatgatttggctaccaagtgtattattatattaataataatattctactaaacaataactatattttttattttaggtacatatttcgttcattaggtatgttaactttaggtaattcgatcattaggtataccgactttaggtaaatcgtgcagtaggtatgttaactttgggcaattcgatcattaggtataccgagtttaggtatttcgtgcattaggtatatcaaaattaggtgtttcgtgtattaggtatattagctttcggtatttcgagtattaggtctttcaactttaggtaaatcgagcataggtattctgagcttaggtaaaccaattgtaggtgaaacgtgcaataggtaattcgttcattaggtgttatgagcttaggttaattgatcattaggtatttaaaaaaataggtgaaacgagcataggtgattcaacattaggtaaatcgattttcggtattctgatatgtaaccattatatgtatgtatgtacatgtgatttatgtatgtatatacttagtaAGGAAATTCTGTGCCTTAGTATAAATTAGGAAATTGCTGTCTGGCTTGCTTTTATTATTGTAGGTACTACAACTAGAATCATGTACATGGTAAGGCAAGACTATTAATAGCAGCGtcataattatatttacctCACTGCTCATCTCGGCCAATAAGAAGACACCTCGACTGACTCCATTTGTAGACCCATTCAAAGCTTTCAAAATACCTTCCCCTGGCAAGGAATGTACTGTCACACAATCCGCCCACTCCCCAATTTTGTACAGCCCTTTCAAGTACTGGAGAGCCACAGTGTTGCCAATATCTGCATATTTCCTGTCCtccaaaattaaaaagttaaatctCTGAGCCAGCTGCTTGATTTGTGTAACAAAATCAGAATTAAAGTCTTCAATGATGTCTACATGTGTTTTGACTAAGCATACATGCTCTCCTACTTTCTCTAGAAGGTCTAATATTTTTGTAGTAGACGTCAAATCAACTGAGATACAGAGGTTGGTTTTCTTCTGTGCTATTATTTGGAACAGCTGTTTTGAGATCTGGTTTGTTGCAAGCTCAGCTCGCTTCTCGTAAGGCAGTGCGGTCCTATCCACAGGCTCTtctgaaaatataataaatgaaaCTTTACTACTTGAATATTATCTAACAATATATTCCTCAATTTAAGATTAGAGGGGTAACTAACTAAATTCAGATCTCTATGTCTATTGGAAATACCTTGAATCTGTTAGATCGAATTGgcattttgaaaaataaaaaatcatattAAATGATTTTAGATACAAGTCAACAGGAATTCATTgtgaaatttatttatattggcaGTGTCATAAGAAAACTTTTTAGTGTCATAAGAGAGaggaaaaattaaattataaaaatacatactagTAGCTGGTGCTTTAGTAGTTCTGAAATATTCTTTAACATTCTCAGCAGTTTCAGCTGTGATTTTATTGTGCTTTGCCAGTATATCAATAAATTGCGTCATAGTAAATAAAGCTTTCATTTGAACACCATTTGACTCAAGGTTTTTTCGGCCACCCTGCTCCCGGTCCAGTATAATGACCGCCTCTTCAGCTTTGAGACCTTCCTTATTCAAATCTTTAACAGTTTCCAGTACGCTGGAGCCGGAAGTCACTACGTCTTCAATAATAAGACAGGTTTCTCCGGTCTTGTAATGCCCTTCAATCATTTTTTTGGTTCCATAGCCTTTGGCTTCCTTACGCCGCATGAGCATAGGCTTTTTAGCTTGGATACTGAGCAACGTTGCTACTGGCAGAGCTGTGTAAGGAACGCCGCATAAATGATTGCAATTACTAGCCTTTACAGCAAAGTCGTACAGTAGAGTTGATATCAATTCCTGTAAATAGCAATTAAATACATACACATGACATGGTATgaccaccggattagcaagctgaagtggcaatggccaggccacattgcgcgcagagaagatggccgatggggtcgaaaagtgctcgagtggagaccacggactggCAAGCGCAGCGttggacgtccacccacaagatggacggacgatcttgttaaggccgccggaagacgctggatgcgggtcgcttccaaccg
The sequence above is a segment of the Cydia fagiglandana chromosome 9, ilCydFagi1.1, whole genome shotgun sequence genome. Coding sequences within it:
- the LOC134667117 gene encoding uridine 5'-monophosphate synthase, which produces MGFDNKLEELAVKLFTIDAVKFGDFMTKSGIKTPVYFDLRVIVSYPDVMELISTLLYDFAVKASNCNHLCGVPYTALPVATLLSIQAKKPMLMRRKEAKGYGTKKMIEGHYKTGETCLIIEDVVTSGSSVLETVKDLNKEGLKAEEAVIILDREQGGRKNLESNGVQMKALFTMTQFIDILAKHNKITAETAENVKEYFRTTKAPATKEPVDRTALPYEKRAELATNQISKQLFQIIAQKKTNLCISVDLTSTTKILDLLEKVGEHVCLVKTHVDIIEDFNSDFVTQIKQLAQRFNFLILEDRKYADIGNTVALQYLKGLYKIGEWADCVTVHSLPGEGILKALNGSTNGVSRGVFLLAEMSSEGNLITSDYTKATVDMSAKYPDLITGFVCQNKDTFKDPGLIQLTPGVQLETSGDSLGQIYNTPEKVILEKGADIAVVGRGIVAAKSPETQAIVYKEALWKCYMKRISGKVE